In Penaeus monodon isolate SGIC_2016 unplaced genomic scaffold, NSTDA_Pmon_1 PmonScaffold_5338, whole genome shotgun sequence, the sequence TTTtccgtatttattttttaagcacTATTTTTGTGTTCCTCTGtgtgaagaaaatttaaatttcttttccctaAAATTGGGCTTACGGACTGCTGGACGAGCAGGAGAGCGAGCGAGCTGCCCTGCGCCGGCACCGTGCCTCTTCCGCTTTCAGTCACTCTAACTACCATGACCTTGAAGacgtaagggggtgggggatattTCAAAAGTCGGCCTGTTTATACTAAGTAAATggccaatgatgataataaaccttGAATATACTCTTGTTTAGACATTCAAATGCGGGTACTCTAAAACTAAGTATCAATAGCTTCTGATAAGATCACGAACGTAAGGCCTATCATAATTAAGCAAGGAATCCTTACATTTTCCTATCCAAACAGATCTATGGAATTCTAGATAAGCTGGAAATTGAAAATCCCCTTGTGAGCACCTACGTGGCTGGTACAACTCTCGAGGGCAGGCTTATTCGAGTGGCGCAGGTACAGACactcttttttgtgtttattcgtgtgcAGAAAGCTGACGTTAGCATTATCAGTTCTCTTATCATGCAAACAATGTTTTCtcaaccacattttttttcttgcttatatCTCTTTCACAGGTTTCGGCCGGCGGAGATGGAACCACAGGTGGTGTGGATAGATTGTGGTATCCATGCCCGTGAATGGATCTCGCCAGCAACATGCCAATGGTATGGATCAGTTGACGAGCGGGTATAATGCAGACCCGGTATCACAGAGCTGCTGGATGCCTTACTTCCACATTCTGCCCGTGGTCAACCCTGATGGCTACGCTTTTTCGTGGGACGAGGTGAGTGCACGGTCGTACTTTACagtgaatatatttttatgcgtGTTATAGAAATCCAACTAATTTGCTAACTCAGTTAGGAGGCATAactaaatgaaaattattatctctcattgtgtatgtgtgtgtattgattgatagacagatagatatgtatttatgtatatgtttatgcacatgtacacacacacacacacacacacacacacacacacacacacacacacacacacacacacacacacacacacacacacacacacacacctcatatatatatatatatatatatatatatatatatatatatatatatatatatatatatatatatatatatatatgcacgcgcacacacacacacacacacacacacacacacacacacacacacacacacacacacacacacacacacacacaatcactcactcactcactcactcactcactcactcactcacactcacacactcactcactcactcactcactcactcacacactcactcacactcacactcacactcacactcacacacacacacacacatatatatgtgtgtgtatgtacatgtgtatatgtatatgttaatgaatatatacatatatatgtatatacatatatgtatacttatatatatacatatatgtatacatggatttataaatatatatgtatatatatgaatataaatatatacatacacataaatatacatatacatacgcatatatatatatatatatatatatatatatatatatatatatatatatatatatatatatatatatatatatatatgcatatatatacatatataaatatatgtacatatgtacacatcatggggccgcggtggccgaatggttagagcgtcggactcaagactgtcacacggcaatctgagttcgagggatcgagtcaccggccggcgcgttgttcccttggccaaggaaattcacctcgattgctacctagccactgggtggccaagccagcccaagtcagtgctggtcccaagcccggataaaatagagagaattattaccttaaaaaaaaggtaacaccggcactctctgtggaaaggaactggggaccctaccacgtactcactccaagagcatcacaacatgaaaactacaattaagtatcatgctgtgaccacggcggctcaaacatgaacctaccgttaaaagaagaagaatgttcacataaacacatgcattattccatgtctatataatatatataatatatatatcatatatagtgtataaatacacacacgtgtgtgtatgcatgtacgtatgtatgtatgtatgtatgtatgtatgtatgtgtgtatatatatatatatgcacgcacacacacacacacacacacacacacacacacacacacacacacacacacacacacacacacacacacacacacacacacaccacacaccacacatgtatgtatgtatgtatgtatgtatgtatgtatgtatgtatgtatatatatataatatatatatatatatatatatatataatgtatgtatatatgtatgtgtacatgtgtatgtataagtatataataatacatatgtatataaatatatattatatatatattatatatatatatattatatatatatatatatttgtgtgtgtgtgtgtgtgtgtgtgtgtgtgtgtgtgtgtgtgtgtggtgtgtgtgtgtgtgtgtgtgtgtgtgtggtgtgtgtgtgtgtgtggtgtgtgtgtggtgtgtgtgtggtgtgtgtgtggtgtgtgtgtggtgtgttgtgtgtgggtgtgtgtgtgtgtgtgtgtgtggtgtgtgtgtgtgtgtgtgtgtgtgtgtgtgtgtgtgtgtgtgtattgtatatgtatatgtatatgtatatctatgtgtatatatatctatatctatatatgtatgtatataatttatatatacatatatatgtatatatgtatatgtatatgtatatatatatatatatatatatatatatatatatatatatattcgtgtgtgcatgtgtgagtgtgtgtgtgcgtgcgtgcgtgagtgcgtgtttgtgcgtgcgtgtgtgtgcgtgcgtgtgtgtgccgtgtgcgtgggtgtgtgtgtgtgtgtgtgtgtgtgtgtgtgttgtgtgtgtgtgtgtgtgtgtgtgtgtgtggtgtgtgtgtgtgtgtgtgtgtgtggtgtgtgtgtgtgtgtgtgtgtgtgtgtgtgttgtgtgtgtgtgtgtgtgtgtgtgtggtgtgtgtttatgtgtatgcatgtgtgtatgtttatgtgtatgttattgtatgtgtatgtatgtatatatatatatatatatatatatataatatatatatatatatatatatatatatatatatatatatatatatataactgtatgtgtctatataagcaaatatattataatatatatataaatatatatatatatatattatcatatattatatatatatatatatatgtatatgtatatgtatatgtatatatataatacataccatcTAATTCTACACCATCTTTTTGCAGGACAGGCTGTGGCGGAAGAAACCGTCATCCCTACAACGAGACTTGTGTGGCGTAGACCTTAATAGGAACTTTGACTCACACTTTGGTGGTATTGGTTCATCCAACATCCACTGCTTGCCAATCTTACCATGGTACTTGCATTTTATAAAGAAAGATTAAGGAGgagtttatgttttttgttgttgcacatatgttcaaataatataatatgagcaGAAGGTACAAAGAATGTCAAAATAAATTCACCCTGTTCTGTATTTCTTCTTCTGTCAACAGAGAAATGGCATTTTCTGAGCAGGAGACACAGGCTGTGAGAGACTCGCTAACCAATCTTACGGGCAGACTTAAGGCTTACTTTGCCCTCCACTCATTCTCCCAGAAGTGGATGTTCCCATATGGGTACAACTTTGAGAAACCTGAGAACTATGATGAACAGGTAAGGACAAATAagttttatatttgcatttttcttattaaattattattttccaatgCCCATTGATAGTAGTGTCATAAAGATGGGAATAAATTATCTTTGCTAACAAATAAATGTCTTGATGCAGTTACCTCTAGCTTCCTATGTCTTATTGCACAAGTTAGCCTTGTGAACAACATATTTAAACaacatttacataaaatacattttatacatatattgtaacagTTACGGGTTGCCAGTATTGGAGCAGAAGCCCTGTTTGCTGTGAATGGTACAGAGTATTCAGTTGGAAGTCAAGCTATCACAATATGTAAGTAAACTTTGAACAATTGGACATGTATAACAGATCAAAGGATTATATTTACAAAGTTTCCCACTAAACTTCCAGCACTTGACAGAGCCATGGAAGTGAATAAAATTATTCTTAAGATTTATGTAAAACTTGAAATTTCCAGATCCCAATGCGGGCACAGCAGTGGATTGGGTGTATGATTCTCTGGGTGTGTCTTACACTTACATAATAGAGCTGCCAGACAAAGGAGATTATGGATTCCTCCTTCCCCAAGTTTCATTATCCCAGTTGGGCAGGGAAACATGGGCTGGCATAATGGCAGCCATCAAATCTATGTAGCTTGGCAAACAGTGACCAATACTGTATATGTAAATTGGAAATTAATACAAAACTATTGGCAACTGCTAGTGAGGATTACACTATTAATTCATCACTTTaatgtaattaagaaaaaaataatatcttcttaataaatatcttttatttcaatctattcatAAAGAACATATACTGTATAAGTTCCTTTCATGTACTGTAGATGCATAGCACCATTAAAGTTCTAGGGATATAAAGAAGTCACCTTTTCACACACAATCAAACTGGCATGCTGGCATTCACTCAAATGTATTGGACTCTTGCTTGAGACcaaataaacatatgcacacatacattagaAACAAATATAACGTTCTACTACATCAAAGAAACTAATCTTAATATGTAAAGGcagaattaaaatgtatataaaacagatTTAATAAATCTTTCATCTCTATGGAAAATATCAAGGCCAGGGATTTTCTATTTACAATGAACTTCATTTCTTTAGTTCATATAATGTACAGTTTTTATTAAATGCAAATGGTCTATTATAAATTGTGAATTTCATGATATCTGTAATGATCTTACCTTACATATACGGATATTAATCTATAATTTTCATAACTATTCCAACCTGCTTATGTTTCATAAGAAGAAGACATTCATTGACAAATTCATTGCACATTTCCATattcagtatgatatatataacacttgCATATCAATTAGAAGCTACTAAATGCAGGGTATaatgtcacatatatatcttatactgttttaatttaataacaattagaataagaaattataatcaataaaaacagtaattcaGTTTTATGAGGTTCTCTCTAatttacacaataaaaataatagcaaatatgAATTTCTTTAAGTATTATCACAgtttaatccaataattgcaattatagttTAGTGACTGGACAAGAGGTACTAAAGGAATAGAATCACAAAGATTCACGTAACtccaagaaagaaaggggaaaaaaggctggGCCAAAGTCAAACAAGGATACCAACCTTAGTCATCCACCGACATCACAAGTGAATTCAGAACTACCATGGTTTAGTTCGCTTGCCCTTGCTGGCTGGGGATTTATGGGCACTTCACAAAGGATTGGAACTTGCTGGTGCTAGGAATAACTACCTGACCTGCTGGGATGTGTGTGATCTCTTGGGTCACAATGGAAGGTTCTTGGGCTGCAGGGTACAGAGGAGTTAGTGTCATCTCAGATGCAGGTGTTCCTTGTAGTTCCTGGCATGGCACTTCTGTCAACATGGTAGCATTGACAAGAGGAGATATATGTGGATGCATCTGCTTATGAACTTCCAGTGTGTAACTCTTAGCAAATGCCAAACCACAAACATCACACTTGAAACTTTTTCAAGACAATGAACTTTCTGATGAGCAAGAATTTACCATTGTCCTTAAAAAGTAAACCACACTGGTCACATCTAAGAGGTTTGGTGTCACCCTGTTGTTTGGATGATTTGTTATCTGCATTCCAGCCAACAAGGCGTCTGGCATAGTATCGTTCTGTATGTACATGTTTTTAGATGCTTTCTTAGTAAAACTTTACCAGTAAATTCTTCACCAAACATcacatttaaaaaccttttctttaaaatgtgtttttctatGGAGATCAAGAGTAGATCGATACTGAAAGAGTTTACCACAAACATCACATTCAAGAGGCTTCTCTCCACGGTGCTGCATCATGTGAAGATCATAAGGTGTACGTTTTTCATACACTATATCACACTTCTCACATCGCCATGGACCCATCTCTGTATGCCGTTTCACATGCTGTCTTAATCCACTGCTATCTGAGAAAGCCATTCCACATTCTCCACAAAGATAAGGTTTTTCTCCTGTATgtattcttttatgttttgtaaGGTGATCACTCTGGTAAAAAGCTTTCCCACACTCTGAACATGTATAAGGTCTCTCACCTGTGTGAATTCTTCGATGGACTGTCAGCATACTGCGTTGAGTAAATCCACGGCCACAGTCATCACACCTAAATGGCCTCTCTCCTGTGTGAATGCGATTGTGTACAACTAAACTGCTCTTGTTGAGAAACGATTTCCCACAAGTGCTGCAGTGATATGGTTTTTCACCACTGTGGGTTTTCTTGTGGTACTCAAAGCTGCTCCTCTGGGAATAGGCCTTCCCACATACACTGCATTCATATTTGCCATCACTTCCTTGGGTTTTGGTATCTTGTGTCTGCTGTGACTTATTCCAGAGGTAAACATTCATGTGGTCATCCTTTTCCTCTATGTTGATGGCTGGAACTGAAACATGGACGCCTGGGACAGCCACAGAAACTGTCACAGCCACAGACATTGACGGGACACTGACTTGCTGTGGCAACGACATTTTGCTGACTTTTTCCTTTAAGGTTAGTTGTTATTCTTTTGCtccatcattttttctctcttattccagtCTGAATTCAATTCCACATCTTTTGAGAAACCTTCGGAAGAAACTGCGTAACTTTTATGGCAGTCCTTGTGTCGTTCTTTGCTGCCATTATTTTATCTGTAATGACAAAGGTGTTTTAATGATATATGGTGGTTACTGATTACTTCAACAAATCCagtaaaaggcaaagaaagaaaaggttgtATTCATACCATATATTTGATAATGTAGCTTATTCAATATTCAGTGCTATATGAGATCTAGAAGAAAATAGCTTCTGCCAGTTCTTTTCTGCTTAAagtaactatattttataattctgaacacaatttatttccttttcttactaAACTGCATGATCTAAAGTCTTCCcaacatttctctattttatttattcatttttctatatctctAAGCTAATATAatggtattgttatattctgttggGCTCATACAACTGCTATAATTCAAGATCTTCCCAAATGAGCATACTTATTAACATATACCAGGGTGTGATATATTTAGCTGTTTATATGCATTCTTGCTTACTTGTGTACTTGTTAAACTGCCCACCCCTCTTGTTAACTGGCCCTCCTGTTTTCCCTCAGCTaagcaatatttatttatttattgaaaatgttttaCCACTTCAATATCTAAGGTCATTAGGTGCTTCACTAAACAGTgatagggtggagcttggggggcaaagcccccaggtaaAGCTTTTTGGTTCAGTAAGGCAGTGTTCATGGATTTCCTGAATGGTCATGTCTAAACAAACAAGTGTACCAAGCATTGTGGTGAGGTATTGTGCTGAAAAGGTTAAATATGAGCTAACAATTTGGATAACTGGATGGAcgtaggagatgaagaagagaagaaaaagaaaggagaaggaaagaccttgcaaaatttgttgaggcaaGGGATGAGGTCCAAGGCGGGgtgatccctacattgggcctcagtctctgcctcctaaTCCCCCATGGCAGCAGTgagaaagggattggggggagcTAAGCAATAGGTcccgtttatttatctatattcccaacttctttcattcattttttctttttacttctcccTAAATGTCTACATTTCTCTGAATCCATGTTTTTAAGTAGTTTGTATAGTTTAATACAAAAACATTATGCCTATGTAGATTAAGTAGGGACAAATCCTTTTTCATATCAAAGCAGAATTGCATTATTTAGTCTTATATAATGTGTTGTAAATCTGGAAATTGATAATgtatgaaggggaagagaggagagaacagaggtgAGGCAAGACAAGCAgtcaaaaggagaggagaagagaggataggaaaggagaggagaggagacaagagcGGAAAATCTTCTGTTTGTTTCTacaaatttattattgagaggttatttagcattacatccttgcctgattggatgcccttcctaatcaaccacagttaagcaaatttaaaatttataccaTTGCAGTGGGCTTCCCTTCAACACTGTCTTtaacctctcaaggtgatatgctGTTTTCTCACTGTGAGATCAGGCTCAATCTAGCAGTCAAGAGCGCTGGCATTTTTACAActagaataaaagaatatatacctatatatatatacatatacatgtgtgcatgtgttttgtgtatatatgtatatacatacatacatacattgggggcatgtatatgtgatgtgtatatatgtatatatatacatacatatatatatatatatatatatatatatatatatatatatatatatgtatatgtacatgtgtatatatacatatatacaaaatatatgtatatataattttatatatatatatatatatattatatatatattatatatatatattaatatatatgtatatatcatatatatattatatatatatatatatatattaaaatatattatatatatatatatatatatatatatatatatatatatatatattttatatatatatatatataaaattatatataatatacacatatatatatatatatatgtataatatatatattaatatatatataatatatatatatatatatatatatatatattataaaatatatatatatgatatatatattttaaaataattatatacatatatatatatatacatatatatataaaatgataatatttatataatatatatatatattataatatatatatatataatatataatcattgcaGGTTATTTGATGCTGTGAAAGTCAAATAAATTACTAAACTGTGATCAAAGAAGTGAATTGCTTTCTAAAGGTGTTCTGAAATGCTAAAGAAAATCAATAGTTCTTGATTTCAGTGCAGTAGAATTTTTCTTAAGAACGTGGAACACAAAAAAAAGTGACTACAGTGACACTGAAAGTGCTAAAACGTTATATgcctttttaataatatacagcagaaaatcacacaacacaaattaaCTTTTGTGTATTGTTCATATTCTTTGTATGAAAGACTGGAAAAGATGAATGGACATaatgtacttttttattagtGAAGCTAAATATGATGACCTCTATTAGGGTATGGCCTGTAATACTCTCTCTTCAAGTGAGGGATTGTTACAGTGAATTCCCGTTTTCAAAAAAAACTGTCAATATCTTTTTAAAACATGACTTGAACAGTCTGACATTTGAGAAGCAAAATGTAGCAATACCGATCTAAATATATCCTctgatattgttataatcttaATTCTTCTTCACAGTGGAAtgtaaaatgccttttttttatttttttatattttctttaggcAATACTCCCCTATTTTAGATTTAACAATATCACATGTAAACATATTCATCATATAGCTATTCTGGAATATTTTTGCTTTGTACTATACTTTTCATACTAATGACAGAAAggtaattataaaacatatttggccaaaaagttagaagaaataaatgtgcgaCATCAAATCATTTAGCACTATGGTTTAAAAAATTGTGGTGAGAAGGGTGGAACGATTTAATAATTAGGATAAGATGATAGATGTGAAAGGTTGTAGAAAGCTGTAGGATAGAACGGTAGTGAAAAGGGCATAGAGAGGGAG encodes:
- the LOC119571147 gene encoding zinc finger protein 239-like, yielding MSLPQQVSVPSMSVAVTVSVAVPGVHVSVPAINIEEKDDHMNVYLWNKSQQTQDTKTQGSDGKYECSVCGKAYSQRSSFEYHKKTHSGEKPYHCSTCGKSFLNKSSLVVHNRIHTGERPFRCDDCGRGFTQRSMLTVHRRIHTGERPYTCSECGKAFYQSDHLTKHKRIHTGEKPYLCGECGMAFSDSSGLRQHVKRHTEMGPWRCEKCDIVYEKRTPYDLHMMQHRGEKPLECDVCGKLFQYRSTLDLHRKTHFKEKVFKCDVW